The following are encoded together in the Bacteroidota bacterium genome:
- a CDS encoding sigma-70 family RNA polymerase sigma factor, whose product MEDCPDREMIRRCRNGDRNAFDQLIDKYQPVVLGTVRKMVLDPEDARDIVQNVFLKAYENLDSFRTEMRFFSWLYRIAINETINFIESSKHRTRIEDETPSASQTPEHEFDRAQLFLKIEAALAQLHPRTRALVVLRHYADLSYRELGFIFDTPEQTIKSRLYGARRVLARNLHEHGVSREDLSRTAG is encoded by the coding sequence ATGGAAGATTGTCCGGACAGGGAGATGATCAGGCGCTGCCGCAACGGCGACCGGAACGCTTTCGACCAGCTAATAGACAAGTATCAACCGGTTGTGCTGGGCACGGTCCGAAAGATGGTGCTCGATCCCGAAGATGCCCGCGACATCGTCCAAAACGTGTTCCTCAAAGCATACGAAAACCTCGATTCATTCCGCACCGAAATGCGCTTTTTCAGTTGGCTCTATCGTATTGCCATAAATGAGACCATCAACTTTATCGAGAGCAGCAAACACCGGACCAGAATCGAGGACGAAACGCCGTCGGCATCGCAGACCCCCGAACATGAGTTTGACCGCGCGCAACTGTTCCTCAAAATCGAGGCTGCCCTCGCCCAACTTCACCCCCGAACAAGAGCACTCGTAGTGCTTCGCCACTACGCCGACCTGTCCTATCGTGAACTCGGCTTCATCTTCGACACTCCCGAACAGACGATTAAATCGCGCCTCTACGGCGCCCGCCGGGTGCTCGCCCGAAATCTGCACGAACACGGAGTTTCACGCGAAGACCTCAGCCGCACCGCCGGCTGA